One window of Trichoderma breve strain T069 chromosome 3, whole genome shotgun sequence genomic DNA carries:
- a CDS encoding phosphatidylinositol-specific phospholipase c, X domain-containing protein, protein MAGPDQSTSPSLQSGGGSGSGQRTIEALSTNTLAYLKRLFESHATPDGKWTAEQARVFVQKVQGHDVTADDAAAQLLSTPDLDLSGFLAFMTSSHSNAVLPMKKEDFSWPLSSYFISSSHNTYLTGNQLSSDSTTGAYTNVLLRGCRCVEIDVWDGDESDAETSSESDTSDDESAAKKAALKEKKKKEKKEKKEAKEGEKKGGWSDQLRSKMDKINIGKKIEKMEEKATEKVAEIEEAVTRKPDPNAVIEPRVLHGYTLTKDVPFRKVCEAIRDSAFVASEMPLIVSLEVHCSAKQQIVMVDIMKEVWDGLLAPEPDAEIEALPSPEALRRKILIKVKYVPPGTPLDKVDTIRSEQVPMPSAGPPPKPAKTIQELARLAIYTQGVTFKGWTQPEATMPTHIFSISEKKFIDYHEKQWSVLFNHNKRYLLRAYPAGFRIGSSNLNPAIFWGGGAQIIALNWQETDEGMMLNEGMFTGTGGYVLKPEGYRPKPTAAEDAASPIAITRKTATLVFTFLSAQNIPLPAGEKSAKGFKPYIKVELHAEGSKNSHAQSDGHVHESEYKVRTKTHKGRDLDLGAEKLEFKAIPGLVEELTFVRFTIRDDEIGRDDLAAWACIRLDRLGQGYRFVHLRNTRGEATDGAILVKVEKLVVEKPLSKQ, encoded by the exons ATGGCTGGTCCAGATCAATCCACCAGCCCCTCGCTCCAATCTGGCGGGGGTTCAGGCTCAGGCCAACGAACCATTGAAGCCCTCAGCACCAACACGCTCGCTTACCTCAAGCGCCTCTTCGAATCCCACGCAACTCCAGACGGGAAATGGACAGCCGAGCAGGCCAGAGTCTTTGTGCAGAAGGTCCAGGGCCACGATGTCACCGCCGACGACGCTGCGGCACAGCTGCTCAGCACGCCGGACCTCGACCTCAGCGGCTTCCTGGCGTTCATGACTTCTTCTCACAGCAATGCCGTGctgccgatgaagaaggaggacTTTTCATGGCCGCTGTCCAGCTActtcatcagctccagcCACAACACGTATCTGACGGGCAACCAGCTGTCGAGTGATAGCACCACTGGGGCTTACACCAACGTCCTGCTGAGAGGATGTCGGTGCGTTGAGATTGACGTgtgggatggtgatgagagtGATGCGGAGACTTCTTCAGAGAGTGATACAAGCGACGATGAGTCTGCTGCTAAGAAGGCAgccctcaaggagaagaaaaagaaagagaagaaggaaaagaaggaagccAAGGAAGGCGAAAAGAAGGGCGGGTGGAGCGATCAACTGAGGAGCAAGATGGACAAGATAAACAttggcaagaagattgaaaagatggaggagaaggcgacCGAGAAGGTGGCCGAGATAGAGGAGGCCGTCACGAGAAAGCCAGACCCCAACGCCGTTATAGAGCCAAGAGTGCTGCACGGATATACACTCACCAAGGACGTTCCCTTCAGAAAGGTTTGCGAGGCTATCCGCGACAGCGCATTCGTCGCCTCCGAAATGCCGCTCATTGTCAGCTTGGAAGTCCACTGCAGCGCCAAGCAGCAGATTGTCATGGTGGACATCATGAAGGAGGTCTGGGACGGCCTGCTGGCGCCGGAGCCCGACGCCGAGATCGAAGCCCTGCCCAGCCCCGAAGCCCTGCGGCGAAAGATCCTCATCAAGGTGAAATACGTCCCTCCAGGCACGCCCCTGGACAAGGTCGACACCATCCGCAGCGAGCAGGTCCCCATGCCATCCGCCGGCCCGCCGCCGAAGCCCGCAAAGACCATCCAGGAGCTCGCCCGGCTCGCCATCTACACCCAGGGCGTCACCTTCAAGGGCTGGACGCAGCCAGAGGCCACGATGCCGACGcacatcttctccatctccgagAAGAAGTTCATCGACTACCATGAGAAGCAGTGGTCCGTCCTCTTCAACCACAACAAGCGCTATCTCCTGAGAGCCTACCCTGCCGGCTTCCGCATCGGGTCCTCCAACCTCAACCCGGCCATCTTCTGGGGCGGAGGCGCTCAGATCATCGCACTGAACTGGCAAGAGACGGATGAAGGCATGATGCTCAACGAGGGCATGTTTACCGGAACAGGGGGCTATGTTCTCAAGCCAGAAG GATACCGCCCCAAACCAACCGCAGCAGAAGACGCCGCCagccccatcgccatcacccGCAAAACCGCCACCCTGGTATTCACCTTCCTCTCCGCCCAAAACATCCCCCTCCCTGCCGGCGAGAAGTCCGCAAAGGGCTTCAAGCCCTACATCAAAGTCGAGCTCCACGCCGAGGGCTCCAAAAACAGCCACGCCCAGAGCGACGGCCACGTCCACGAGAGCGAGTACAAGGTCCGCACCAAGACGCACAAGGGCCGCGACCTTGATCTCGGAGCAGAGAAGCTCGAGTTCAAGGCGATCCCGGGGCTAGTCGAAGAACTCACTTTTGTGAGATTTACGATCCGGGATGATGAGATTGGTAGGGATGATTTAGCCGCCTGGGCATGCATAAGGCTTGACAGGCTGGGCCAAGGATACAGGTTCGTACACTTGAGGAATACAAGGGGAGAGGCAACGGATGGAGCAATACTAGTCAAGGTGGAAAAACTTGTAGTAGAGAAACCTTTAAGCAAGCAGTAG
- a CDS encoding NRDE-2, necessary for RNA interference domain-containing protein, which translates to MASPDEQDVKLSVPKFSSFKSKDARKENPQKLEKQHEIRRKRHDRDDERSSSRRSHEDRGSRRSGQESRRHRDRDRDLDRDRDRTRREPSIQGVPGLFVIDTNGDPLIIKYGGIDRSQVPAYRRYGGGRVLGTEGRLVIHRDGPRDQFSLRMPGEGFHTFSGRDGLRSKMPRVESRPIRALTRRSDADVADEAEGYLSLSSSKKRKRDQRDEESSDDERPSYRDSDEDSDMSIDMLAADRSNPLKQKSIRLSKQVKDTPEDIDAWLELVDHQDALLKAGEDLDHAVLENEAHSFAEIKVYMLESALKNTQSVKDRRRVLVYLMREGAKVWTSKVTMKKWSEVLESDDDDFPLWKTHLDFLTSNITTFQYDDIKKLLLDRLCLTLSRLTSDQPKEAIEEAIFVFLRATRFIHDAGYKELAIAAWQGLLELSFFRPLSMESEQSALESFHDFWESEVPRIGDVGAKGWRHYVETGSDDDAAEPVQAAQIAPSSSRDVYKAWAHLEHSRSQAAKMPARTMDDGTDDDPFRVVMYSDIQPLLFLIPSSVLPEVSTQLIDAFLLFCGFPPAFRASSWTEMAYGDQFVSSSLIRVDLQPVKHNDDETENWHKSEPRFGMGVKAAASTHLLFGGSRWFQYVPANSQNPIVSSLWASEALRQLVHIGGMEELAQYYLATVFSNEQTSVKKPAKALLKQYPANSELYNAYAVAESANDLSVASRVLGAAIESSSLSSKWHKFLFHGSWSWMEFEAGNIDLAKVRLCASVDENLKVTGSDILEIGSTTLLKAHQTFISDFHEYLLGRDLVGASVLAECMILLSYLTASGNLEPASISQGNIAAAMNTVDMISQEFRSQDQAGSAVHERVLQYASRLLYLHASKGPFRRVYLREKLSGFIRQFPQNSVFLSMFEWSDASLRVIDETRGLLYDQVLVKQHDCISSRVFAIQHELTHGNANTAKIAFEQALASDTCQNSPALWIFYIRFCQMQFCTKAKDVFYRALRHCPGSKEVMMEAFFTLLRNMESEELRAVYNTMTSKGMRVHVDMEEFLERRRAESLREKKR; encoded by the exons ATGGCCTCACCAGACGAGCAAGACGTAAAGCTCAGTGTGCCGAAATTCTCCTCTTTCAAATCCAAGGATGCACGCAAAGAGAACCCTCAAAAGCTTGAGAAACAGCATGAGATTCGCCGCAAGAGGCATGATCGTGATGACGAGAGATCAAGCAGCCGCCGGTCTCATGAGGATCGCGGCTCAAGGCGCAGTGGCCAGGAGTCTCGTCGCCATAGAGACCGCGACCGGGATCtagacagagacagagatcGAACTCGTCGAGAGCCTTCTATTC AGGGTGTTCCAGGCCTCTTTGTGATTGATACAAATGGCGACCCCTTGATTATAAAATATGGCGGCATTGACAGATCACAGGTTCCTGCTTACCGTCGCTATGGGGGCGGCAGAGTCCTTGGTACGGAGGGTCGCCTAGTCATCCATCGTGATGGCCCAAGGGATCAGTTTAGTCTCCGCATGCCGGGCGAAGGCTTCCACACATTTTCCGGTAGAGATGGTCTTCGATCCAAGATGCCAAGAGTGGAATCTAGACCAATCAGAGCACTCACCAGGAGGAGTGATGCTGATGTCGCGGATGAGGCTGAAGGATACCTATCCTTGAGTTCATCTAAAAAACGAAAGCGTGATCAGCGAGATGAAGAGTCCTCGGATGATGAACGCCCTTCATATCG TGACTCGGATGAGGACTCGGACATGTCAATCGACATGCTGGCGGCGGATCGGAGCAATCCACTGAAGCAAAAGTCCATAAGGCTCAGCAAGCAAGTAAAAGATACACCAGAGGATATCGATGCCTGGCTAGAGCTTGTAGATCACCAAGATGCTTTACTGAAAGCCGGAGAAGATCTGGATCACGCGGTATTAGAGAACGAGGCTCATAGCTTTGCAGAGATTAAAGTATACATGCTCGAGTCGGCTCTTAAGAACACACAGAGTGTAAAAGACCGCAGGCGAGTTCTCGTCTACCTGATGCGAGAGGGTGCCAAAGTGTGGACTAGCAAAGTGACCATGAAGAAATGGTCAGAAGTTCTGGAaagtgacgacgatgatttCCCCCTGTGGAAAACTCACCTTGACTTTTTGACGTCCAACATTACAACATTTCAATATGACGACATCAAAAAATTGCTTTTAGACAGGCTATGCCTTACCCTCTCCCGCCTGACATCAGATCAAcccaaagaagccattgaagaAGCCATATTTGTGTTCCTGAGGGCCACTCGTTTCATCCATGATGCTGGCTACAAAGAACTGGCTATTGCGGCGTGGCAGGGTCTCTTGGAGCTCAGCTTCTTTAGACCCCTGAGCATGGAAAGCGAGCAGTCTGCGCTAGAGTCGTTCCACGACTTCTGGGAAAGCGAGGTTCCTCGGATAGGCGACGTCGGCGCGAAAGGTTGGAGACATTACGTCGAAACTGGgagcgatgatgatgccgcagAGCCGGTACAGGCTGCTCAAATTGCACCCTCTTCCTCACGAGATGTTTACAAAGCCTGGGCCCATCTTGAGCACTCTCGCTCTCAAGCCGCAAAGATGCCAGCGAGGACTATGGATGATGGCACAGATGATGATCCTTTCAGAGTCGTAATGTACTCTGACATCCAACCACTTCTCTTTCTCATACCAAGTTCTGTTCTACCAGAGGTTTCGACGCAGCTGATTGATGCATTTCTACTCTTCTGTGGCTTTCCTCCAGCATTTCGAGCAAGTAGTTGGACGGAAATGGCCTATGGCGATCAGTTCGTCTCATCGTCGCTCATCAGGGTCGACTTACAGCCAGTTAAGCATAATGACGACGAGACAGAGAACTGGCATAAGAGCGAACCGCGATTTGGAATGGGCGTAAAGGCGGCCGCTTCTACTCATTTACTGTTTGGCGGCTCAAGATGGTTTCAGTACGTTCCTGCCAACTCTCAGAATCCTATAGTGAGCTCGCTCTGGGCATCAGAGGCACTGAGGCAGCTTGTTCACATTGGGGGGATGGAAGAGCTGGCTCAATACTACCTTGCTACAGTCTTTTCGAATGAGCAAACGAGCGTCAAGAAGCCTGCTAAAGCCTTGCTCAAACAATATCCCGCGAATTCCGAGCTTTATAATGCATATGCAGTTGCTGAATCTGCCAACGATCTCAGTGTGGCGAGTAGAGTGCTGGGGGCTGCAATTGAGTCTTCGTCG CTGTCTTCGAAGTGGCATAAATTCTTGTTTCatggaagctggagctggatggagTTTGAGGCGGGAAACATTGACTTGGCAAAAGTGCGTCTCTGTGCGTCCGTAGATGAGAATCTGAAGGTGACGGGGTCGGATATCCTCGAGATTGGCAGTACCACGCTTCTCAAAGCCCATCAAACATTTATTTCGGATTTCCACGAATACCTACTCGGTCGAGACTTGGTTGGAGCCAGCGTACTCGCCGAATGCATGATTTTACTATCATATCTCACGGCATCGGGAAATTTGGAGCCCGCGTCAATTTCACAAGGCAATATCGCTGCTGCGATGAACACTGTTGATATGATATCTCAAGAGTTTCGGTCCCAAGACCAAGCCGGCTCCGCGGTGCACGAGCGTGTCCTTCAGTATGCTTCTCGGCTGCTATATCTGCATGCATCAAAGGG ACCATTCCGGAGAGTGTACCTGCGCGAGAAGCTGTCAGGTTTCATTCGGCAGTTTCCGCAGAATTCAGTCTTCTTATCCATGTTTGAATGGTCTGATGCGAGCCTTCGGGTCATTGACGAGACGCGTGGCCTTTTGTATGACCAAGTTCTAGTGAAGCAGCATGACTGCATTAGCAGCCGCGTGTTTGCCATTCAACACGAGCTTACACATGGCAACGCTAATACGGCAAAGATTGCATTTGAGCAAGCTCTGGCGAGTGACACCTGTCAGAACAGTCCCGCATTGTGGATTTTTTACATTCGATTCTGCCAGATGCAGTTCTgcacaaaggcaaaggatgtGTTTTACCGGGCTTTGAGGCACTGCCCTGGATCGAAggaggtgatgatggaggctTTTTTTACCTTGCTTCGTAATATGGAATCGGAGGAGCTTAGGGCGGTGTATAACACCATGACGTCAAAGGGGATGAGGGTGCACGTTGACATGGAGGAGTTTCTTGAGAGGCGTAGGGCGGAATCattgagagagaagaagagatga
- a CDS encoding urb2/Npa2 family domain-containing protein, with product MGKLDLIKTVRGLDQNGPGGNGENLEKLWSNLTEASDHQFHAAEESALRWLLKSMNGSSPEAETIRRYPLTWTILDFVFQKIPLFSLAKSLADRKFAAVLQQTLKDASNPGEEAGGSGGKRKRSLAPLYALDELKGLEGCLATGQAVFNALKSLLGRLENNAVGSRDRIGAEHIKSLFSTSATEAATLSSSFFIVCVMLLASDICDDVEGKEDWVSTVSKIWDLHLQGDTDALEIATHLFRPAAAILRQLEPSIQGQNPNVNEALATRWSADLQRFMHRNFILPARTYFWNRQDFEVISRALGVSDGKTRTSAPALYFLAAGMPDVSTESDLRRINTIWMNRIFKAVEEQIRTKPDRNALMKRILAQAVGNSVAIDAGDLRHVCRNYGLGSEIDWSLLASAATCNPDIFQMSEEGTALLNDICSQSISQQPDPDVFKDQLDLIAAIKKSFQTRRDLSGFLRLWFSQLCLTEKRKLASSSPWFDIGREGSRENLISSLIESELSPHQLLGIVEWLGGQEPGSYPQSLCVFTSVIAQGLHSEQFIDAIGMKLFDLVSQLKNSSKTALKWRVISKAISWTSPEERKNVWDQVKDQLSKLLRKGAIKSAETFEALKCCYEAWDSMSQDEDAVDESSKLVEKFTQRLVEELASYDILEITKLSASLGSGARTEFDEELAFQQYLAWYILGGSRFSRLYSRKTDEFPLLETVSSAKDASPPGLHALWSALLSNDANLNDAKLSRKLLDRLITALAESEKEKGWPGERGQLWIRTLCSVPLEAFSRTQREQIMGILDKRREKMVKSPKRVSLEGWKLVLDLASKMMARPTFYEGMRFSNLVDYADAISSLSFEETINDETLLELVERYFAMASTIVRQMSDNFDERSAKYFSESLAFIETCETEETKSDPLSIPALRITLLKAIIVELSRSSTLQSQSSLSQLQQNAKSALTRHIAAVLGELIADKTFLSKHDNLKDLGLFATTHAADVMDSASELSQHKSSAIRKLEKRSKEAMDAGDLRAWKIQIFLHKYLASGMEDPRPTQFTSLANLPSKARESLLREYITSITANIDVADASHYLKELISEFTGGCDTDGQALAIQHVVTHLIERTDLHGKGEGVDLSIAHSELTISLLKKSPNVAYTCQTVQTLLEKKPQAMGQWNIEVTLSTVSDLALSKGTNGLTVPFAWLCKLVGTIIKKHRLRLEGHHHLLLTTVQALLNSLILNQPKSTTDGTTQEVMARLYGRLITLICEPTAGAVSRSQHQNALDSATDAAKRSAGRHVYLVLMQYVKLQLEADVPREVGEALEPAMNSIFDVTPPEVRKILNDAMDASGRAILREMFKRYVKFGKWSGV from the exons ATG GGAAAGCTAGATCTCATCAAGACCGTAAGAGGTCTCGATCAGAATGGGCCTGGAGGGAACGGAGAGAACCTTGAAAAGTTATGGAGTAACCTCACAGAGGCATCAGACCACCAATTCCACGCAGCGGAGGAGAGCGCGTTGAGATGGCTGCTAAAGTCCATGAACGGGTCATCACCAGAAGCAGAGACCATACGGCGGTACCCATTGACCTGGACAATCCTGGACTTCGTGTTTCAAAAGATACCACTTTTCTCGCTGGCCAAGTCTTTGGCGGATAGAAAATTTGCTGCTGTTTTGCAGCAGACTCTCAAGGATGCATCGAATCCCGGTGAAGAGGCTGGCGGTTCGGgtgggaaaaggaagagatcACTAGCTCCACTCTACGCCTTGGACGAACTGAAGGGCCTGGAAGGTTGTTTGGCAACGGGTCAGGCTGTTTTCAATGCCCTTAAGTCTCTGCTTGGCCGATTGGAGAACAACGCCGTCGGTTCCCGCGACAGAATTGGAGCTGAACACATCAAATCTCTCTTCTCTACTTCTGCCACCGAAGCCGCGAcattatcatcatccttcttcatAGTTTGTGTTATGTTACTAGCCAGCGATATTTGCGACGACGTCGAGGGCAAAGAAGACTGGGTTTCCACTGTCTCCAAGATATGGGATCTCCATCTGCAGGGCGATACTGACGCTCTTGAGATTGCGACACACCTGTTCCGACCAGCTGCCGCGATCCTGAGGCAGTTGGAACCTTCTATCCAAGGCCAAAACCCGAATGTCAATGAAGCTTTGGCGACTCGATGGAGTGCGGACCTTCAGAGGTTTATGCACCGAAATTTCATACTCCCTGCTCGTACTTACTTCTGGAATCGCCAAGACTTTGAGGTCATTTCCAGGGCACTTGGTGTGTCAGACGGTAAAACGAGGACGTCTGCCCCAGCATTATACTTCCTTGCTGCTGGAATGCCCGATGTTTCGACTGAAAGCGACTTGCGCAGGATCAATACGATTTGGATGAACAGGATATTCAAGGCTGTGGAGGAGCAGATCCGCACAAAGCCGGACAGAAATGCCCTGATGAAGCGGATTCTAGCGCAGGCGGTAGGAAACTCGGTAGCAATCGATGCTGGGGACCTTCGCCATGTATGCCGCAACTATGGTTTGGGATCGGAAATCGACTGGAGCTTGCTCGCAAGTGCTGCCACGTGTAACCCAGATATTTTCCAAATGTCTGAAGAAGGCACAGCTCTGTTGAATGATATTTGCTCGCAGAGCATCAGCCAGCAACCAGACCCCGATGTTTTCAAAGATCAGTTGGATCTCATTGCAGCTATAAAGAAGAGCTTTCAAACACGCCGCGATCTCTCTGGGTTCCTGCGATTATGGTTCTCACAGCTGTGTCTGACTGAGAAGCGCAAGCTGGCCTCGAGCAGTCCTTGGTTCGATATAGGGCGAGAAGGGAGCCGGGAGAAtttgatttcttctttgatAGAGTCCGAATTATCACCACACCAACTGCTCGGGATTGTCGAATGGCTCGGTGGACAGGAGCCTGGCTCATATCCTCAATCTCTCTGTGTTTTCACGAGCGTCATTGCTCAAGGGCTGCATAGCGAGCAATTCATCGACGCCATAGGCATGAAGCTGTTCGACCTGGTATCCCAACTGAAAAATTCTTCAAAGACTGCTTTGAAATGGAGGGTCATTTCCAAGGCGATTTCATGGACCTCGCCCGAAGAACGGAAAAATGTCTGGGACCAAGTGAAAGACCAGCTCTCCAAGCTTCTACGGAAAGGGGCAATCAAGTCGGCTGAAACATTTGAGGCCCTCAAATGCTGCTATGAGGCTTGGGATTCCAtgagccaagatgaagacgcgGTGGACGAGTCATCCAAGTTGGTGGAGAAATTCACACAGCGGTTGGTGGAAGAGCTTGCGTCGTATGATATCCTGGAAATCACAAAACTGTCAGCTTCTCTCGGCTCCGGGGCAAGGACGGAATTTGATGAGGAACTTGCTTTCCAACAGTACTTGGCTTGGTATATTCTGGGTGGCAGCCGTTTCTCTCGGCTCTATTCAAGAAAAACAGATGAGTTTCCTCTACTGGAAACTGTATCATCCGCGAAGGATGCAAGCCCTCCTGGGCTGCATGCTCTTTGGAGTGCTCTCCTGAGCAATGACGCGAATCTTAACGATGCGAAGCTTTCAAGAAAACTTCTGGACCGTTTGATTACAGCCTTGGCCGAGtcagagaaggagaaaggaTGGCCAGGAGAACGAGGGCAGCTGTGGATTCGAACGCTATGCAGTGTACCCTTGGAAGCCTTTAGTCGTACTCAGCGCGAGCAGATTATGGGTATATTggacaagaggagagagaagatggtCAAGTCTCCGAAGCGGGTGTCTCTCGAAGGCTGGAAGCTGGTGCTTGATTTGGCAAGCAAAATGATGGCGCGGCCGACCTTTTACGAAGGAATGCGGTTTTCCAATCTTGTCGATTATGCTGACGCCATTTCTAGTCTCTCTTTCGAAGAGACAATAAACGACGAAACGCTGCTTGAACTTGTCGAAAGGTACTTtgccatggcttcaacaaTAGTAAGGCAAATGTCTGATAATTTCGACGAACGGAGTGCGAAGTACTTTTCAGAAAGCTTGGCATTTATTGAAACATGCGAAAcggaagagacaaagagtGACCCCTTGAGCATCCCGGCGCTCCGGATCACCCTGTTAAAGGCTATTATTGTTGAGCTTAGTCGGTCGTCGACTCTTCAAAGCCAATCCAGCCTCAGTCAACTACAGCAGAATGCTAAGAGTGCATTGACTCGACACATAGCGGCGGTGCTGGGAGAGCTCATAGCAGACAAAACGTTCTTATCAAAACACGACAATTTGAAAGACTTGGGGCTCTTTGCAACGACACACGCTGCGGACGTTATGGACAGCGCTTCTGAACTATCACAGCACAAGTCAAGCGCGATTCgcaagctggagaagcgGAGCAAGGAGGCTATGGATGCCGGAGACTTGAGAGCCTGGAAGATCCAGATTTTCCTTCACAAATATCTAGCGAGTGGGATGGAAGACCCTCGCCCAACCCAGTTTACTAGCCTGGCGAACTTGCCGTCAAAGGCACGCGAGTCCCTCTTGAGGGAATATATCACGTCCATCACTGCCAACATTGATGTGGCTGACGCTTCACACTATCTCAAAGAGTTGATTAGTGAATTCACGGGGGGCTGCGATACGGATGGCCAGGCTCTTGCCATCCAACACGTCGTTACCCATCTCATCG AACGCACTGATCTACATGGCAAGGGTGAAGGTGTTGATCTATCAATAGCTCACAGCGAGCTAACAATCTCTCTATTGAAGAAGTCGCCTAATGTGGCCTACACATGCCAAACCGTTCAGACTCTTCTGGAAAAGAAGCCGCAAGCCATGGGTCAGTGGAATATTGAGGTGACCCTGAGCACAGTCAGTGACTTGGCTTTGTCAAAGGGCACAAACGGCTTAACGGTGCCGTTTGCGTGGTTGTGCAAGTTGGTTGGAACAATTATCAAGAAACACCGCCTACGGCTGGAGGGCCACCACCACTTACTTCTGACCACTGTGCAAGCCTTGCTCAACAGCTTGATTCTCAACCAACCGAAGAGCACTACAGATGGTACTACACAAGAGGTGATGGCACGTTTATATGGTCGCCTCATCACCCTCATCTGCGAACCTACCGCGGGTGCTGTATCCCGTTCGCAGCACCAAAACGCCTTGGATTCTGCAACAGACGCTGCCAAAAGGTCTGCCGGCCGGCACGTCTACCTGGTGCTGATGCAGTAtgtgaagctgcagcttgagGCCGACGTGCCGAGAGAGGTGGGCGAGGCTCTTGAGCCGGCGATGAACTCCATTTTCGACGTGACACCGCCAGAGGTGAGGAAGATTCTGAACGACGCAATGGATGCTAGCGGAAGAGCTATCCTGAGGGAAATGTTTAAGAGATATGTCAAGTTTGGCAAATGGAGCGGCGTTTAA
- a CDS encoding transmembrane protein, whose protein sequence is MTRRLNPPANYTTPPFPSLNVHTLFDATPDKRYTLFFIGDVWRFTVIWTLITFALFHLGAVFIAMFTHGSRKKSSWKYLWMTPIVYLVVAGLEALLSGTITGVMLGAVYQAGYYEMNTWIPCTWGFINVLTLIISSFSIQGGL, encoded by the exons ATGACGCGCCGGCTGAATCCTCCCGCAAACTACACCACTCCTCCGTTCCCGTCCCTCAACGTCCACACTCTGTTCGATGCCACGCCCGACAAGAGATAcacgctcttcttcatcggcgACGTCTGGCGCTTCACAGTAATATGGACTCTCATCACGTTCGCGCTGTTCCACCTcggcgccgtcttcatcgccatgTTCACGCACGGGTCCAGGAAGAAGTCGTCATGGAAGTATCTCTGGATGACGCCGATTGTCTATCTGGTGGTCGCCGGGCTTGAAGCTCTACTCTCTGGCACCATTACCGGAGTTAT GCTGGGCGCTGTTTACCAGGCGGGATACTACGAGATGAATACTTGGATTCCCTGTACCTGGGGCTTCATCAACGTTCTTAcgctcatcatctcctccttttcGATTCAGGGAGGCCTGTGA
- a CDS encoding short chain dehydrogenase domain-containing protein — translation MPSVALSDHLVWILPAVVTLAIGIISAMGLFGGNQMPVEGKTILITGASEGMGLSVAKILSFKGANVVLVSRGVDKLKDALEIVKAAAKDKNKQRFHYIAADVSAPSYAVPLLEEVKRWNDGKSPDIVWCIAGTSTPDLFIDMDMSSMRHQMDVNFYGTAEMSHAILREWLAPEAPVEKEPKHLIMTASVLALYTIPGYAPYSPSKWAMRGLADTISQEVMMYPQNVKVHVVFPGTILSPGYSREILTTPEITKILESSDPQQTPDEVAEVAIKGLENGNYFVTVAWLGALMKWGMMGGSFRNNWVVDTVMSWLVSLIWIFVQPDLHGKIRKYGKTHGHPSKAKQDHQA, via the exons ATGCCCTCAGTCGCACTCTCGGATCATCTCGTTTGGATCTTGCCCGCTGTCGTTACGCTTGCCATTGGAATCATCTCCGCCATGGGGCTGTTCGGTGGTAATCAGATGCCCGTCGAGGGCAAG ACCATCCTCATCACGGGCGCCTCAGAAGGAATGGGCCTATCCGTTGCCAAGATTCTGTCTTTCAAGGGTGCCaacgtcgtcctcgtctCTCGCGGCGTCGATAAGCTGAAAGACGCTCTTGAAATCGTCAAA GCTGCCGCcaaagacaagaacaagcaGCGCTTCCACTACATCGCCGCCGATGTTTCTGCGCCGTCCTACGCTGTTCCTCTCCTTGAAGAGGTCAAGCGGTGGAATGATGGCAAGTCCCCTGACATTGTCTGGTGCATTGCCGGAACGTCCACCCCGGATCTGTTCatcgacatggacatgtcGTCGATGCGTCACCAGATGGATGTCAACTTTTATGGAACGGCTGAGATGTCCCATGCCATCCTCAGGGAATGGCTAGCACCCGAGGCCCCCGTTGAGAAGGAACCCAAGCACCTCATCATGACTGCCAGTGTCCTTGCGCTGTACACTATCCCCGGCTACGCACCTTATTCCCCCTCTAAATGGGCCATGCGAGGCCTGGCTGATACCATCTCCCAAGAAGTCATGATGTACCCTCAGAACGTCAAAGTCCACGTCGTTTTTCCCGGAACGATCCTCTCTCCAGGCTACTCACGCGAAATCCTTACCACGCCGGAGATTACAAAGATCCTTGAGTCCAGTGATCCCCAGCAGACTCCTGACGAGGTTGCCGAAGTTGCTATCAAAGGACTGGAGAACGGCAACTACTTTGTAACCGTGGCCTGGCTCGGTGCTCTTATGAAGTGGGGAATGATGGGCGGTTCGTTCCGTAACAATTGGGTGGTTGATACTGTCATGTCATGGTTGGTCTCCCTTATCTGGATATTCGTACAGCCTGATCTTCATGGAAAGATTAGAAAATACGGCAAGACGCACGGTCATCCTAGCAAAGCCAAGCAGGATCACCAAGCATAA